GGCCGCCCTGGCGATGCTCGCCCTGGTGGGGTGCAAGGCCGACGTCATCGCCTACGACCTGCCGGCGGAATCCGCCCGTTACTCGTTCCGGGCGGAGACCGACGGGGTCAAGACCGTGTGGGGGTACACCTCCGAGCGGCCGACCAAGGCCGACACGCCGACGTCACAGCCGTGCCTCGCGGACGTCGTCGTCAAGGAGCCCGGTCCGTGCCGTCCGGAGCCGCTCATCTTCCTCCGGTATGACTTCGGCCTGGGCCTGGACAACACCGCACCGGCCGAGGAGGCCCACCCCGTCACCGTCACCGGCTACTACCAGGACCGGCTCGGCACGCCGCCGACCGTGACCCGGTTGCGGGCGGAGGCCAGCTTCGACGGCGGCAAGACCTGGAAGCCGGTGACCACCACGGCCGGCGGGAAGAACACCTTCACCGCGCGCATCACGCATCCGAGTCGGGACCGGGCGTCCGGAGGGGTCGCGCTGCGGATCAGCGCGACCGACAGTGCGGGCAACACCGTCGAGCAGACGATCCCGCAGGCGTACCGACTGCGCTGAGGCGGACCGCCGAAACGGTGAAGCGCCCCTGAGGGGCCACGGCCGGGGCCGGACACACGTGTCCGGCCCCGGCGTGCTCCTTCCAGGACACGGGCGCCCGACCGACGTACCCGAGGACAAGCACAGGAGCATCATGCTGTCGGACGTGCTGGGGCTCACCCCCGAAGAGGCGGACACCTACCGCACCCTGGTCTCGGTGGCCTCCGCCACACCCGCCGAACTCGCCGAACTCGTCGGCCGCAACTCCCTCCTGGTGGTGCGCATCCTCGTCCGGCTGGAGGGCCAGGGGCTCGCCGCGCGCAGCGTCGGCGACACGACCCGGTTCGTCGCCTCCCCGCCGGCGGCGGCGCTGCGGGCGCTCCTCGTCCAGCGGCAGCACGAACTCAAACTGGCGGAACTCGAACTCGACTCGCTGGACGAGATCTACCGCGCGGCCACCCTCGGGCGCGGCGTCGCGGAGGTCGTCGACGTGATCCACGGGACCGAGGCCATCCGCGAACGCGTCGGGCACATACAACTCGGCGCGCGGAAAGAGATCATGAACCTCGTCAAGGCGCCGTTCTTCTCGCCCGGCAGCATGACCGACAGCGCGGTCATGGAGCGCGGCGTCCGCTACCGCGTGATCCTCGAGCGCTCGATGCTGGACGAAGGAGCCCCTTCGTTCGACGAGATCAGCCGGGCGCGGGCCGCGGGGGAGGACGTCCGGATCGCCGACACCCTCCCATTGAAACTCTTTGTCGTGGACGGCGAGTTGGCCGTCGTCCCACTCCTCGGTTCGACCCGTTCCGTACGAGCGGGAGCCCTGCTCGTGCGCGAGAGCAGTCTGCTCGACGCGCTGATCGCGCTCTTCGAGTCCGCGTGGGAGAAGGCGACCCCGTTCGTCACCTCGGCGGGCGCTTCACCGAGCGCGCCCGTCCTCGACGATCTGGGCACACAGATCCTCAGCCTGTTGCTGACCGGCCTCACCGAGCAGGCGATCGCCACCCAACTGCAGACCTCCACCCGGACGGTGCAGCGCCGGATCCGACAGCTGATGGACACCGCGAAGGTGCGCAATCGCATGCAACTGGGCTTTCACGCGGCACGGCAGGGCTGGCTCGACGCCGAGCAGGACGGCGAGAGGCGCTAGCCGCCGGGGCGGACCAGCAGAGTGCGGGGGGCGCGGGTGATGAGGCCCGTCTGTTCGGGGCGGAAGCCGGGGGCGAGGGTGAGGCGGGGCATGGCGTCGAACAGGGCGCGCAGCGCGTACTCGGCCTCCAGGCCGGCGAGGAGGACGGCGGGGCAGGGGCCGGTGCCGTAGGTGAGCTGGCCGGGGTCGTCGCGGTCCGGGTCGTACCGTCCGGGGTCGCGGAACCGCTCCGGGTCCCGGCTCGCCGCGCCGATCAGCAGCGCGACGGCCACCCCGGCGGGCACCGTCCCCCCGCTGACCGGGACGTCCGCGGTGGTGCGGCGCATCGCGACCTGGACGGGCGGGTCGCGGCGCAGCGACTCGGTCCACGCGCGGGCGACCACCCCGGCGGGCGCCTCGCGCAACTCGGCGGCGCGCAGCGGGTCGTCGAGCACGTTGGCCAGGAACGAGGCGAGGGCCTTCTCACGGACGGCGATCTGGGCGGTGCACTGCCCGGCGAGGGCGCTCGCGGCCCGGCCACGGACCAGCCGCATCATGTCGCGGTACGGGACGCCGACCGCGGCGGCGACCGTTCCGGCGGGCAGCCAGTGACAGAACTCGGCGACCAGGTCGACCTGCGTCCGCCCGGCGAGCCGGCGGGCCAGCACATGGGCGGTCCGCGCGGCGACGGCCCGCAACTCGGCCTCGTCGACGTCCTGGTGACCGGTGGCGCAGGGCGGGTCGCCGGGCCGGTGGCCGTGGCCGAAGCGGGCGTCGGTGAGCGCTGCGGCCACGTCGGCGTACCGGCTGAGCAGCCAGGCCCGCAGCAGCGGGTCGTACGTGAGCGGGAACTCCTCCCGCAGCGTGCGGTACAGCCGGTACGGGTCGCGCCCGGCGCCCGGCTGGAGCGGGCTGGGCGGCACGGTCCGGGACGGGTACGTGACGGGCGGGACGGACGGGACGGGAGCGCCGGTCGTGACGGGGGCGCCGGTCGTGCCGGGGGCGCCGGTCGTGACGGGAGCGCCGGTCGTGACGGGGGCGCCGGTCGTGCCGGGGGCGCCGGTCGTGACGGGGGCGCCGGTCGTGACGGGGGCGCCGGTCGTGCCGGGCGTGCCGGGCATGTCGGGCTGGAGTTCCTGCGCCATCGGGCCCCCTCGCTCGGTGCGGCCGTCGGAATCACCGCGGCCGCTCCGTCGCGGCGCGCCTGGCCCCAGCTCACCATCGGCGCGCCTCGCCCGCAGTCCGCGTGCGGCCGAACGGGTGACGCCGCCCCGGGGTGCGGGGCGGCGTCGGTGTGCGCGGGGTCGGGGTCGGACTCAGGCCCGGACCGGGCGGGGGCGACCGCCCCCGGCCGCCACCGCCTCGCGCGCCGGCTCGGCGCCCGGCCGGCGCGGCCACCAGCAGCGTTCCCCCAGCAGGGCCATGGCCGACGGCAGGATCACCGCGCGCAGCACGATCGCGTCGAAGAGGACGGCGGCGGTCAGGCCGACCGCGAGCTGCTTCATCTCGATCCGGTCGATGAAGAGGAAGGCCGCGAAGACGGACACCATGATCACGGCCGCGCTGGTCACCACGCTCGCGGAGCCCGCGATGCCGTCCACGACCGCCGTGCGGGTCGGCACTCCGCGCCGCACCGCCTCGCGGATCCTGCTGACCACGAAGATCTGGTAGTCGGTGGAGAGTCCGACCAGGATGCCGAAGACGAGCAGCGGGGTCCGGGAGCCGACGAAGCCCAGCGACTCGAACCCGAGCAGCCCCTCGGCCCAGGTCCCCTGGAAGACCAGGGTGAGGATGCCCCAGGACACCGTCACCGCTGCGAGGTTGAGCGCCGTGCCGAGAAGCGCGAGCACCGGCGAGCGGAACGCCGCGTACATCACGACGAGGCCGGCCAGCGAGACGAAGACGATCACCCAGGGCAGCCGCTTCTCCTGGTGCGCGGCGTAGTCCACGCCGCCCGCGATCTCACCCGAGACCGCGGTCTCCACGCCCGCGCCGGCCACGGCGGCCGGGAGCAGCTCGCCGCGCAGCTTCGCCAGGGACTCCGTGGCCTCGGCCGAGTTCTGCGCGTACGGCACCGGCAGCGCGAGCAGCGCGGTCCGGCCGTCCGGTGCGGTCCTCGGCACGGGCACCGTGTCCTGGGCGAACAGGGCGTCGCCGCGGGTCGCGGCGGCGAGCCTGCCCAGCACCGCGGCCGGGTCGTCGCCGCGCACGAGGACGAGGTGCGCGGGGCCGGCGGAGGGGAAGTGCCGGACGAGCCGGTCGTACGCCGCGACGGCCGGGATGCTGTCGGGGAAGGTCTCCTTGCCCTCGGTGCCGAGCTTCATGCCCAGGGCGGGTGCCGCCAGCGCGGCGGTGACGACGACGCCGGAGACCAGCGCGAGCAGCGGACGGCGCATCACGGGGCGCAGCAGCGCGGCCCACAGCCGGCCCTCCTGCCGGGCACCCTGCGGGTTCCGGGCGGCGCGGCGGCGCAGCCGGCGGCCGTCCATCCGCGGGCCGAGCTTGGCCAGCACCGCGGGCAGCACGGTCAGCGAGCCGACCACGGCCACCAGCGTCACGAGGATCGAGCCGGTGGCGATCGACGAGAAGATCACGTCGTCCATGACGTACAGCCCGGCGAGGGCCAGGGAGACGGCGAGACCGGAGTCGACGACGGCGCGGCCGGAGGTCGCGGCGGCCAGTTCGACGGCGGCGGTGTGGGACAGCGTGCCGCCGGTACGGGCCCGCTCCTCGCGGACCCGCTTGAGATAGAAGAGCGAGTAGTCGACGCCGACCGCCATGCCCAGCATGAAGATGGCGCTGAGCGCGGCGCCGCCCGCGTCCGGGAAGACCCAGGAGGCGAGCCCGTACAGGCCGACCGAGCCGGCGAAAGCGGACAGCGCGAGCAGCACGGGGATGCCGGCCGCGAGCACCGCGCCGAAGACGACGAACAGGATCAGGAAGGTGACCGGGAGGCTGATCATCTCGGTCCGCTGCAGGTCCTGGCCCTGCTTGTCGTTGACCGCGACGGAGATGGAGGCGCTGCCGGTCTGCTCGATCCGCAGCTCCGGGTGGTCAGCCCGGACGGCGGCCGTCTCGGCCAGCAGGGCGTCGACGTCCTTCTTCGCGGTCTCCCGGTCGCCGCGCAGCGTGACCGCGATCCGCAGCGCCGAGCCGTCGGCGCTGCGGACGGGCGCGGCGACGTCCACCACGACCGGGGCGAGCGCCGTCATCCGGCGGCGAATCTCCCCGGCGGCGGCCTCGGGGCGGGCGCCCTTCGCCGCCGCCTCGACGAGCACCTGCTCGACGGGCGGCGGGGTGAGCCCGCTGTGCGCGGCCATCGCCTCGGCGCGGCCGGCCTCGCCGATCCAGAAGTCCTCGAAGGTGCCCTTGTTGGTGCCGGCCGCCGCTCCGGCGCCGATGCACAGCGCGAGGAACACGAGCCAGCCGACCACGGCCTTCCCCGGATGTGTGGCGCACCACCGCGCCGTACGGACCGTGACCGGAACTCTGCCCGACATGCGGGCACCCCCTCTGGGACGACTGACTGCTCGAACGGGAGTCAGCCTTCCGCCCCGGGCGGGTCCCAGTCACTGGCGGTTCCCGGCGTCTGCGTCGGGGGTTACCCCCACCCTGAGGTCCCTTAGGGGAACTCCCTTGCCACGCGGGCGGGTTCAGCGGTGGGAGAGGGTGAAGCTCATCTGGCCGAAGCCCACGATGTCGCCGGCGCGCACCACGACCGTGCCGGTGACCCGGCGGCCGTTCACCGTCGTCCCGTTGGTCGAGCCGAGGTCGCGCAGCAGCCACACGTCGCGGTGCAGCATCAGTTCGGCGTGCAGCCGGGACACCGTCTCGTGGCTGAGCCGCAGCCCGTTCACCGGGTCGCGGCCGATCCGCAGCGGATGTGGACCCGGTTCGGGCAGCAGCAGCTTCGGCAGGCGCTCCGACGTCCAGGCGCGGCCGAGGCGCGCGGTGAACGCGGACACCCGCTCGACCGCCCCGAAGACCCGCCGGGACCAGCGGCCCTCGGACTCCAGGTCGGCGGTGAGCAGGGCGAGTTCGTCGGGCCGGCGGGCGGCGAGGGCCTTCTCCATCCGGAACAGGAAGGTGTCGTGCGAGAGCCGGCCCTGTGCCGCGCCCTCCCGGAGTATCACCAGCGCACGGTCCCGCTCGGCGTCGGACAGCCGAGCGGAATGCGTCGGGAACTCGAAAGGGGTCGTCACAGACGTGATTGTCGGGCCGAAGGGCCCGAAGTGTCCAGAAGCGCTGTCCCGGCGCACCGTGAGGCGGCCCGGCCGGGCCCCGGCGCAATCCGGTACCGGCCGTTCAAGATCGTTGATACGGTCTGCGCTCTCGACCACCTGGGGGAACCTCTCTTGACCACTGCCCGGACACCCGCGCCGCAATCCCGTGACGGCCTCGTGCTGCGCCCGCTCGCCGGACCGGAGGAACTGGACCTGTTCCTCGGCCTGGAGTACGTCCTCGACGACGAGCTCGCCGAGGACCTGGGGACCGGGCG
This sequence is a window from Streptomyces sp. HUAS YS2. Protein-coding genes within it:
- a CDS encoding helix-turn-helix domain-containing protein translates to MLSDVLGLTPEEADTYRTLVSVASATPAELAELVGRNSLLVVRILVRLEGQGLAARSVGDTTRFVASPPAAALRALLVQRQHELKLAELELDSLDEIYRAATLGRGVAEVVDVIHGTEAIRERVGHIQLGARKEIMNLVKAPFFSPGSMTDSAVMERGVRYRVILERSMLDEGAPSFDEISRARAAGEDVRIADTLPLKLFVVDGELAVVPLLGSTRSVRAGALLVRESSLLDALIALFESAWEKATPFVTSAGASPSAPVLDDLGTQILSLLLTGLTEQAIATQLQTSTRTVQRRIRQLMDTAKVRNRMQLGFHAARQGWLDAEQDGERR
- a CDS encoding cytochrome P450 — translated: MAQELQPDMPGTPGTTGAPVTTGAPVTTGAPGTTGAPVTTGAPVTTGAPGTTGAPVTTGAPVPSVPPVTYPSRTVPPSPLQPGAGRDPYRLYRTLREEFPLTYDPLLRAWLLSRYADVAAALTDARFGHGHRPGDPPCATGHQDVDEAELRAVAARTAHVLARRLAGRTQVDLVAEFCHWLPAGTVAAAVGVPYRDMMRLVRGRAASALAGQCTAQIAVREKALASFLANVLDDPLRAAELREAPAGVVARAWTESLRRDPPVQVAMRRTTADVPVSGGTVPAGVAVALLIGAASRDPERFRDPGRYDPDRDDPGQLTYGTGPCPAVLLAGLEAEYALRALFDAMPRLTLAPGFRPEQTGLITRAPRTLLVRPGG
- a CDS encoding MMPL family transporter, which encodes MSGRVPVTVRTARWCATHPGKAVVGWLVFLALCIGAGAAAGTNKGTFEDFWIGEAGRAEAMAAHSGLTPPPVEQVLVEAAAKGARPEAAAGEIRRRMTALAPVVVDVAAPVRSADGSALRIAVTLRGDRETAKKDVDALLAETAAVRADHPELRIEQTGSASISVAVNDKQGQDLQRTEMISLPVTFLILFVVFGAVLAAGIPVLLALSAFAGSVGLYGLASWVFPDAGGAALSAIFMLGMAVGVDYSLFYLKRVREERARTGGTLSHTAAVELAAATSGRAVVDSGLAVSLALAGLYVMDDVIFSSIATGSILVTLVAVVGSLTVLPAVLAKLGPRMDGRRLRRRAARNPQGARQEGRLWAALLRPVMRRPLLALVSGVVVTAALAAPALGMKLGTEGKETFPDSIPAVAAYDRLVRHFPSAGPAHLVLVRGDDPAAVLGRLAAATRGDALFAQDTVPVPRTAPDGRTALLALPVPYAQNSAEATESLAKLRGELLPAAVAGAGVETAVSGEIAGGVDYAAHQEKRLPWVIVFVSLAGLVVMYAAFRSPVLALLGTALNLAAVTVSWGILTLVFQGTWAEGLLGFESLGFVGSRTPLLVFGILVGLSTDYQIFVVSRIREAVRRGVPTRTAVVDGIAGSASVVTSAAVIMVSVFAAFLFIDRIEMKQLAVGLTAAVLFDAIVLRAVILPSAMALLGERCWWPRRPGAEPAREAVAAGGGRPRPVRA
- a CDS encoding DUF1707 and FHA domain-containing protein; translated protein: MTTPFEFPTHSARLSDAERDRALVILREGAAQGRLSHDTFLFRMEKALAARRPDELALLTADLESEGRWSRRVFGAVERVSAFTARLGRAWTSERLPKLLLPEPGPHPLRIGRDPVNGLRLSHETVSRLHAELMLHRDVWLLRDLGSTNGTTVNGRRVTGTVVVRAGDIVGFGQMSFTLSHR